The genomic interval GATCCACGTTTCCTCCACAGTCGACACCCGAGATTATGGCGGGCCGCACGAAGGCCCGCGGCGGACCCTCAACTGCGGGGGCGGGCAACCGATTCTTGGGGGTCCTCGACCTCGAGGCTTGTCGAACAGGAGACCCGTACCCGTGATCGTGTTGTGGGTTCTTGTGACCGTTGGTGCCGCTGTGGCCGCGTACGGGGCCGGGTCGGTCCGGCGGGGGAAACGCGACCGGCTGGAACTGGACGCGGTGCGCGCCGCCCTGACGGCGCAGGCCGAGCAGCGCGAACGGGACATCGAGGAGCTGCGTTCCGAGCGGGCGAGCCGGCTGGCCGGCGCTCAGCAGGAACAGAGCAGGAACAACCACCGGCTGCGGCGGCGCGCCCGGGAGGCCATCGACGAGTCGGGCGCGGTCATCACCGAGCGGCTGCAGGACGTGGTCGAGCAGGTCGGCGCCGCCCGTGAGGCGGCCACGGCCACGCACGGCCGGGTCGCCACGACCAGCCGGGCGGCCGCGGTGATGGTGAGCCGGGCCCGCTCGGCCGACGCGTCCGCGACCAAGCTGAACGCGAGCCTGCACCAGGTGGCCGGGATCGCCGGGGTGATCGGCGAGATCGCGTCGCAGACCCGGATGCTGGCCCTGAACGCCACCATCGAGGCGGCTCGGGCCGGCGCCGCCGGAAAGGGCTTCGCGGTGGTGGCCGACGAGGTCAAGTCCCTCGCGACCACGACGGCCGAGTCGACCGAGCAGATCGCGGCAACGGTCGCGGCGCTGGAGGCCGACGTGGCCGAGATGGGCGGCACGCTGACGGCGATCATCGGCGGCGTGGCCGAGATCGAGCAGGCCATGGGGCTGCTCGGGGGCATCGCCGACAACCAGCACCGGATCGTCGAACGGCTGAACAGCACGGTCGGCGCGACGATGGAGCAGATCCAGGACCTGTCCGAGGTCGCCGAGCGTCTGGAGCGCCGCCGCAACGAGCGCACGGCCGCCAACGGGCCGGTGACCGTACAGGTGGCGGGCCGCTCCCCCGTGCAGGGGCAGCTGATCGACGTGAGCGCGGACGGGCTGGGCTGTCTGCTGCCGCGCGGCGCCGCCGTGTCGGTCGGCGACCGGGTCACCGTCACTGTCGGGCTGTCCGGCGCGACGTTCGAGGCAGGCGCCGACGTGGTCCGGCGGGCCGACCGTACGAACGGGAGTGAGCTGGGCCTGCACCTGACCTCGGTCCCCGCCGCGGCGCAGCGCCAGATCGAGTCGTACGTGGCCGCCTGATCACGATTCCGGGAAGACCTGCGACACCATGGTCAGCAGGGTGGCGGCGAGCAGCCGGTGCACCTGGGCCCGGGTGAGCACGCCGCGCTGCAGCCACTCGCGGGCGGTCGACACGGCCAGACCGACGTAGGACCGGGCCATCGCGTGCTGCGCCGGGTTCGCGGCGTCCAGGCCGGCGGCGGTCAGGACGGCGTCGGCGGCACCGTCGATGGCCTCGGCGATGACCCGGTCGACGTCGGTGTCGCCGGCCATGCCGCCGGCGGTGATCGCGGCCAGCCAGGAGCGGCTGTGCCGGGAGACGACGTCGAGGAACCAGCTGACGATCGCGTCGACGCGGGTCGGCAGGTCGCCGTCGGGCAGCCCGGCGACGGCGACCTCGGGGACGGTCAGCATCACCCGGATGACCTCGAGGTACAGGTCTTTCTTGGTGCCGAAGTAGTGGTTGACCAGGCCGCGGGCGACCCCGGCGGCCCGGGCGACGTCGGTGGTCGACACGCCGGCGTAGCCCCGTTCGCCGAACAGTCGCACGGCCACCGACAGGATCTGCGCGCGCCGGGCGTCGGGTTCGAGGCGCCGGCGCGGTCCGGCCTCCACACTCATCGTGCGGACCTTACGCCATCCGCTTGTTGACAGTCTGCCAACAGGCCGGGAGGGTAGGTGCCATGCCCACTCCAGGACTGGACGGGTACACCCCGGCGTGGTCGAAACCCGAGCACGACGACCTCGCCGAGCTGGCCCGGTCCTTCTTCACCGAGCAGGTGCTGCCGCACGCCGCCCGCCACGAGCGGCAGGGCCACCCCGACCGTGAGCACTACCGGCAGGCCGGCGCGCTCGGGTTGCTCGGCCTCAGCGTTCCCGAGCCGTACGGCGGCGGGGGCGGCGACTTCACCCACGAGGCCGTCGTGCTGCACGAGCAACAGGCCACCGGCGAGGGCAGCCTGGGCCTGGCGGTGCACAGCGGCATCGTGACCGGCTACCTCACCGCGTACGGGAACGAGGAGCAGAAACGGCGGTGGCTGCCCGGCCTGTGCTCGGGCGAACTGGTCGGCGCGATCGGGATGACCGAGCCCGGCGGCGGCTCCGACCTGCAGGAGATCACCACCCGGGCGGTCCGCGACGGCGACGACTACGTGATCAGCGGCTCGAAGACGTTCATCACCAACGGGGGCCTGGCCGGCCTGATCGTCCTCGCGGTCAAGACCGACCCGGCACAGCAGGCGGCCGGCATCAGCCTGATCGTCTGCGAGCTGCGCGACGACACCCCCGGCTTCCGGCGCGGCCGGCTGCTCGACAAGATCGGGCTGCACGCCAACGACACCGCCGAGCTGTTCTTCGACGAGTTCCGGGCGCCCGTGGCCAACCTGCTCGGCGCCGAGGGCGAGGGGTTCGTCCTGATGATGCGCCAGCTCCCCCAGGAACGCCTCGTCATCGGCGTCGGGGCGGTGGCCGCGATGCAGCGGGCCGTCGAGCTGGCCACCGCGTACGCGAAACAACGCACCGCCTTCGGCAAGCCGCTGATCGGCCATCAGAACACGCGCATGGTGCTGGCCGAGTGCGCCACCCGTACGCGGGTGTCGCGGGTCTTCCTCGACGACTGCATCGCGCGCCACGTGCGCGGCGAGCTCGACGTCGCCACCGCGGCCATGGCCAAGGCATGGCTCACCGAGGGACAGTGCGAGGTGGTGGACCGCTGCCTGCAGGTCTTCGGCGGCTACGGCTACACGACGGAGTACCCGATCGCCCGCATGTACGCCGACGCCCGCGTCCAGAAGATCTACGGCGGCACCAACGAGATCATGAAGGAGCTGGTGGCCCGTGTCCTCTGAGGCCTACGTGTACGACGCGGTGCGCACCCCGCGCGGCCGCGGCAAAGAGAACGGCGCCCTGCACGGGGTCAAACCGGTCACGCTGGTCACCGGCCTGCTCGACGCGCTGCGCGCCCGGCTGCCCAGCCTCGACCCGGCTGCCGTCGACGACCTCGTGCTCGGCATCGTCACCCCGGTCGGCGAGCAGGGCGGCGACCTCCCCCGCTCCGCCGCGCTGCTGGCCGGGCTGCCCGACACCGTGGCCGGCGTGCAGCTCAACCGCTTCTGCGGCTCCGGTCTGGAGGCGGTCAACCAGGCCGCCGCGCGCATCCGTTCCGGCTGGGAGCACCTGATCGTCGCGGGCGGGGTCGAATCGATGTCGCGCAACCCGATGGGCTCGGACGGCGGGGCCTGGTTCCTCGACCCCGAGACGTCGCTGGCCACCGACTTCGTGCCGCAGGGCGTCAGCGCCGACCTGATCGCCACCCTTGAGGGCTTCAGCCGGCACGACGTCGACGCGTACGCCGTGCAGTCGCAGGAGAGGGCGGCCAAGGCGCAGGCCGGAGGGCACTTCGCCCGTTCGATCGTGCCGGTCCGCGACGCCAACGGCCTCGACATCCTCGCCGCCGACGAGCACCCCCGCCCCGGCGCCACCGTCGAGGGGCTGGGCAGACTGCGGCCGTCGTTCGCCCGTACGGACTTCTTCGACGCCGTCGCCCTGCGCAAGTTCCACTGGCTGGAACGCATCGACCACGTCCACCACGCCGGCAACTCCTCGGGCATCGTCGACGGCGCCGGGCTCGTCCTGATCGGCTCGGAGGAAGCAGGCCGGGCCCTGGGCCTGACGCCGCGGGCCAGGATCGCCGGGGCCGCCGTCACGGGCGCCGACCCCACGCTGATGCTGACCGGCCCCGCCCCGGCCACCCGCAAGGCCCTCGCGGTGGCCGGGCTGACCGTCGACGACATCGACCTGTTCGAGATCAACGAGGCGTTCGCGGCCGTGGTCCTCAAGTACATCCGCGACCTCGGTCTCGACCCCGAGACGGTCAACGTCAACGGCGGCGCGATCGCGCTGGGACACCCGCTCGGCGCGACCGGCGCCATGCTGCTCGGCACCGCGCTCGACGAGCTCGAACGCCGCGACCAGCGCCGGGCCGTGGTCACCCTGTGCATCGGCGGCGGCATGGGCGTCGCGACCGTCCTCGAGAGGCTCTGATGATCGACTACTCCCGCGACGACGACGGCGTCGTCACGCTCACCATGAACGACCCGGCGCAGCCGGCCAACACCATGACCGAGGCGTACGTGGCGGCCATGTCGGCCGCTGTCGACCGTCTCCACGCCGAGCGCGAGCAGGTCACCGGCGTGATCGTGACCAGCGCCAAGAAGACGTTCTTCGCCGGCGGTGACCTGCCGACGATGTACCGGGCCACCCGCGCGGACGCGCCCGCCCTGTTCAAGCTGCTGAGCACGATCAAGTGGGATCTTCGCCGCCTGGAGACGTACGGGCGTCCGGTCGTGGCCGCGATCAACGGCGCCGCGCTGGGCGGAGGGCTCGAGATCGCCCTCGCGTGCCACCACCGGATCGCGCTCGACCGGCCGGACACCCGGATCGGCTTCCCCGAGGTCACGCTGGGCCTGCTGCCGGGCGCGGGCGGTGTCACCCGTACGGTCCGGATGCTCGGCCTGGCCCCCGCGCTCACCACCTGGCTGCTCACCGGCCGCCGCTTCCGCCCGGCCGACGCGCTCGCCAACGGCCTGATCGACCAGCTCGCCGCCACCCCGGCCGAGCTGATCATCCAGGCTCGCGAGTGGATCCGGGCCAACCCGGACGCGGCGCAGCCGTGGGACCGCGACGGCTACCGCATCCGCGGCGGGCTGCCCGCCGCGCAACTCCCCGCGTTCCCGGCCACCCTGCGCAAACAGCTCAAGGGCGCCTCGCTGCCCGCGCCCGAGAAGATCCTGGCCACGGCCGTCGAGGGCGCCCAGGTCGACTTCGACACGGCCCAGGTCATCGAGACCCGCCACCTGATCACGCTGCTCACCGGCCGGATCGCCAAGAACATGATCGGCGCGTTCTTCTTCGACATGCGAGCGGTCAACGGCGGCCTGGCCCGCCCCCGTGTCGAGGCGCCGCCGCCGCGCCGGGTGGCAGTGCTGGGCGCCGGCATGATGGGCGCGGGCATCGCCCAGGCCTGCGCCGAGGCCGGGCTCGACGTCGTGGTCAGGGACGTCACGCCCGAGCTGGCCGCCCGCGCCGCCGGTCCCGGTATCACCACCACGGCCGAGGTCGCCGCGCTGGCCGGCTGCGACGTGGTGATCGAGGCGGTTTTCGAGGACCCGGCCCTCAAGCAGCGGGTCTTCGCGGAGGTGCTGCCGGTGGTGGCCCCGGACGCGTTGCTCGCCTCGAACACGTCGACGCTGCCGATCACCGGGCTGGCCGCGGGCGTCCAACGACCCGGCGACTTCATCGGCATGCACTTCTTCTCCCCTGTCGGCAAGATGCCGCTGCTGGAGATCGTCGTCGGCGAGAAGACCTCGGACGCGGCGGTGGCGCGGGCGTTCGACCTGGGCCGGCTGATCGGCAAGACCCCGATCGTCGTCAACGACGGCCGCGGCTTCTTCACCAGCCGGGTGATCGGCACGTTCCTCGACGAGGCCCTCACGATGCTGGCCGAGGGGGTGCCGGCGCCGTCGATCGAGCACGCCGCCCTGCAGGCCGGGTACCCGACCGGTCCCCTCGCGCTGGCCGACGAGGTCAGCCTCACGCTGATGCAGCGGATCCGCCGCCAGTACGAGGCGGCCACCGGCGACGGCTTCGAACGGCTGCCCTCGCACGAGCTCGTGGACGCGATGGTCGACAAGCACGAGCGGCCGGGGCGCAGCGGCGGGCGCGGCTTCTACGCGTACGGGAACGGGAAGCGGGGCCTGCTCTGGGAAGGCCTCGTGGAAATGGCGACACCGGCGGGCCGTGCCGTGCCCCTGGAGGATCTGAAGGACCGGTTCCTGTTCGCCGAGGCGCTCGACGCGCGGCGCTGCCTCGACGAGGGGGTGCTGCGCACGGCCGAGGACGGCAACGTCGGTTCGATCCTCGGCATCGGCTATCCGGCGTGGACCGGCGGTGTGCTGCGCTTCGCCGAGCAGCACGACGACTTCGAGGGGCGGGCGCGTGAGCTGGCGGCCCGCTACGGCAAGCGATTCGAGCCCGCGTGACGGCGCTGACCGGCATCCGGGTGGTCGAGCTGGCCGGGCTGGCGCCGGGGCCGTTCGGCTGCATGATGCTGGCCGACCTGGGCGCGGACGTGGTGCGGGTGGACCGTCCCGGTGGGCCGGGTCTGCCGCCGGGGCCGCTCGAGCGCAACCGCCGTACGCTCACGCTCGACCTCAAGACCGGCGACGGCGTACGGGACCTGCTGCGCCTGGCCGAACGGGCCGACGTGCTGGTGGAGGGCTACCGGCCCGGTGTCGCGGAACGGCTCGGGTTCGGTCCCGCCGCCTGCCACAAGATCAACCCCGGTCTGGTGTACGCCCGGATGACCGGCTGGGGTCAGGAAGGGCCGCTCGCCGCGCGGGCCGGGCACGACATCGACTACCTCGCCGTGGCCGGGGCCCTGGAACCCCTGGGCCGGGCCGGGCAGCGGCCGCACGCTCCGATGAACCTGCTGGCGGACTTCGCCGGGGGCGGGATGCTGCTGGCCGCCGGGGTGCTGGCGGCCCTGGTCGAACGGTCGCGTTCCGGGCTCGGGCAGGTCGTCGACGCGGCCATGGTCGACGGGTCGGCCCTGCTCACCTCGTTCCTGCACGGGCTGATCGCGGGCGGGTCGTGGCCGGGCGGGCGCGGCGAGAACCTGCTCGACGGCGGCGCGCCCTTCTACGACACGTACGAGACGGCCGACGGCGGGTTCATGGCCGTCGGCGCCATCGAGCCGGCCTTCTTCCAGGCCCTGCTCACCGGGCTCGGCCTCGAGGGCGAAGACCTTCCCTCCCCGTACGACCGGTCGGGCTGGCCGGTGCTGCGGGCGCGCTTCGAGGCCCGGTTCGCCGAGCGGACCCGTGACGAGTGGACGGCCCTCTTCGAGGGGGTGGACGCCTGTGTCGCGCCGGTGCTCTCCCCCGCCGAGGCGCCGGCCCATCCGCACAACCGGGCGCGGCACACCTTCGTCGACGTGGACGGGCTCACCCAGCCCGCTCCGGCGCCGCGGTTCGGGCGTACGGGAACCGGAACCCCGCGCCCGCCGGAGGCTGTCACCGTGTCGCAGATCCTGGACGAATGGACGCCTTTACCGATGGACAGGTGACGGGCCGTTCTCTAATGTGGGCGGTCGACTCCACCCCCGGTGAAAAGTGGAAGACAATGGCTGAGAAAGCTCCCCGCAGAGCCGGTTCGAAAATCCAGGCCGTCGTGGTCGGCTCGGTCGTCTTCCTCGCACTGGGCATCATCGGGGTCGGCGTGCTCGCCGGTTTCGCGTCGGAGGACGAGCAGACCCGCAGGGGCCTTTTCGTCACCGCCACCGTGCTCATCGTGTTCGCGGCGGCGATGGCGGTCGGCGCGTTCCTGGGCTTCCTGTTCGGCATGCCGCGCTCCCGGCTGGCCGACCTCGCCCCGTCGCCCGACCAGGGCAAGGCCGCGCTCAGCACGAGATATCTGACGAATTCCAATTTCGTCAAGGTGTCGGACTGGTTCACCACGATCATCGTCGGCCTCGGCATAGCGAATCTGAACTCGCTCGTGCCCGGCGTCCGCCGCCTCGGCAACGCGCTGGTCGAGCCGATGGGCGGTTCCCAGTTCGGCGCGGCGATCGGCATCTCGGTCGTGCTCGTCGGCGTCATTTCCGGTTTCGTCCTCAGCTATTTGTGGACGACCATTCGCGTACGGGAACTGCTCGAGGAATCCGAGGCGGCCCTGACGACCGTGCCCGACCTGAACGGCAAGAGCCCCGCCGAGGCGATCGAGCTGGCCTCGGCCAAGTCCATCACGCTGGTGCTGCGCCCGATGAACGGCGAACGGATCAGCAGTCAGAACATCACACCCGGCACCACCGTACGGCGGGGTCAGGCCGTCGCCGTCGAATAGCCTCACAGCCAGCGGGCCGCCGCCGCGTACGTCTCGTCCGGCGCGCTGTTGAAGGCGATCGCCGCGCCCGGCGCGTGCCGGCGCACCAGGTTGATCACCCGCTCGAACAGGTCGAGCTCGCCGCGCACACCGCCGCCGACCACCACGACGGCCCAGTCCCGCTCGCGCAGCGCGGCGGTCACCACGGCCTCGATGTCGTCGCTGCCGTCCAGCCCGAACAGGCAGGCGTGCGCGTCCACACCGGCCTCGCCGAACCGCGCCATCCCGGCCGCGATGCGCTCGGCCACCGGCGCCGGATCCCACGGGCCCGGCACCCGATACGGATCGAGCCCGATCACCAGAACCCGGCCGTCACCCATGGCCCCAACCTACCGGGCGACCGTTCCGGCGGACTCGATCGCCGCGGTGAAGTCGGGGGCGGCGCCGATCTGGGCGAGCATCACGCTGGTCGCGTTGTAGCAGTTGAACCGCTCGATTCTGCCGTCGCGGAGGTACCAGAGGTCGGCCGCCGGCATGTCGATGCGGTTGCCGGTCGGCGGGATCACGCCGGCCGGGGTCGGGAACCCGCCGAGATGCGTGCCCTGGATCCGCAGCTCGACCGCGACGACATCGCCGAGGGTGTTCACTTCCAGCAGCTCACGGTGGATATCGGGAAAGATGCCGGCGAAGCCCGTCAGCGCCCGCGGGATCTCGTCGCCGCGGAAGGTCTGCGCGTTCGGGATGTCGTTGAACGTTCCGTCCTCGGCGAACAGGGCGCGGAAACCCCGGATGTCGAGGACGGCGCCCTCCGCCAGGCGGTACGCCTCACGGACGACCTCTTCGTTGCTCTTCACGTGCGCTCCCGGACTAGTTTTTGTCTGTACGGTCAATAACGTAGTCTTGCCCACATGGCCCGTCCCCGCAAGTTCGTCGAGAGTGACGTCGTCAGCAGCGCCGGTGAGGTGTTCGCCGTGCACGGCCTGGCAGCCGCGACGCTCGACGACCTCGTACGGGCAACCGGCCTGGGGAAACAGAGCCTGTACAACGCGTTCGGCGGGAAGCGGGAACTGTTCCTGCGGGCGCTCTCCGAGGACCGTGCGGAAGCCACGCGCGCCGTCTCGGAAGCGCTCGGACACGACGACGCCTCGCCGCTGGAACGCATCCGCGGGCACATGCTCACGATGGCGATCGAGTTCAGCAGCAGCGACCGCCGGGTCTCGCTGACCACGCGCGCGCTCGTCGAGTCCACCGGCGAGGAGGACCCGCTGTCGACCGTCACGAAAGCCGGCATCGATCAGCTCGCCGGCGTCTACGCCCAATGCCTGGAACACGCCCGCGAGCAGGGGGAGATCCCGGCGGACGCCAACGTGCAGTCGCTGGCGGTCTACTTCGTCGCCATCACGCGGGGCATGGAACTGCTCGGCCGCGCCGGGGTCGGCCGCGCCGTCCTCACTGCGGTCGCCCTCGACGCGCTACGTGTGCTCCACGGTCAGGCGATGCCCGTTCCGAACCGGACGCCGGGCAGCTCGCTGTCGTCGTAGGCGAACGCCAGGCTCGACCGCACCTCGACGACCCCGGCCACCTGCCGGCTCAGCCGCTCCACGATCTCGGTCGAGGACCACCTGTCGACCTTGCCGGACAGCGTGACGACCCCGTCGACCACGGCCGCGGTGACGGAAGCGTTCTCGTCGTCCACGTACGGCCGCAGCACGGCCGCCTCGATGTCGGCCAGGATCTCGTCGTCCGGCCGCAGGTGGGTCTTGAGCAGGTCGCCCCGCGAGACGATGCCGATCAGCCGGCCCAGGTCGTCCACGACCGGCAGCCTCTTGACCTTCTCACGATCCATCAGCCGGGCCGCCGCCGCGATCGACGTGCCGCTCAGCGCCGTCACCGCGGGCGCGGTCATCAGCTCCGACACCGTACGCGCGGAAGCCTTCTGCCGGTCACCACGACGCTGCCGCCCCTCGAACAACCGCGGCTCCTCGTCACCCGCATACTCGATCTTGCGAAGCAGGTCAGCCTCGGACACCACCCCCACCACGCGGCCGAACGCGTCGATGACCGGCACCGCGCTCAGCCGGTTGCCGATCAGCAGGTCGACCACATCCCGGTAGGTGGCGGCGGCGTCCACCGACAGAACCGCCTTCGTCATCACGTCGTCGACACCCCAGCTCTTCACCGTGCCTCCTTCTCATCACCCGTACGCCGACGCTATGGCGAGCCGGCCCGGCCCGGGCAGGGCCGAAGGACCCGTCCGACGGGGGCAGCCGGGGCTTAAGTCCCTCTCCGCCGGACCGCCCGGCCCTGACCGGAGGCTCCGCGCCCTGCGACTGTGGAGGGATCCCACGACTCCGGAGGTGTTACCGATGACCCAGCCGGCGAACGACGTGACCCGCGCCGAGGCCCGCAGCGCCCTGGAGCTGGCGGCCCGCGCCTCCCTGCGGGCACCGTCGGTGTTCAACACGCAACCCTGGACGTGGCGCCTCACCGGCGACGTCCTCTCGCTGGAGTCCGACCCCGGCCGCCGGCTCGGCGTGACCGACGCCGAGGGCCGGCTGCTGCTGCTCAGCTGCGGCGGGGCCCTGCACCACGCGCGTCTCGCCCTGGCCGCGGAGGGCTGGGACGCCGAGGTCGTCCGCTTCCCCGTGGCCGCGCGGCCGGACCTGCTGGCGAGAGTCCGGATCACCGGCCGGGCCGAGCCGGACCCCGATGCCCAGAAGCTGGCCTCTGCCATCGGCCGGCGACGCACCGACCGTCGTGCCTTCGGCGAACGGCTGCTGTCCGACGCGACGCTCGCCGGGCTGCGCCGGGCCGTCGAGGCCGAAGGCGCGTACCTGCACGTCGTGCCCGGCGATCGGGTGCCCGAACTGGCCGTCGCCGTCGACCTGGCGGCGGACGTCAACTTCTTCGACCCGCCGCACCGCACCGAGCTCACCATGTGGACGCACCGCCCGGCCTGGACCGGCGACGGCGTCCCGCCGAACACGGCGGTCGAACCGAGCTTGCGCCGCGTGCCCGCCCGCAACTTCCTGCCCGACGGCTCCCCCGGCCTGCTCGCCGGCGTCGACCACGACGAGGGCGCCACGTACGCGATCATTTTCGGTGACACCGACCGGCCGGTCGCCCTGCTGCGCGGCGGCGAGGCCATGTCGGCGTTGCTGCTGCGAGCCACCGCCGAGGGGGTGGCGACCGCCCCGATCAGTGAGGCCGTCGAGGTGGCGTGGCCCCGGCAGCTGCTGACCCGGCTGCTTTCCGGCATCGGCGAGCCGTACCTGATCGTCCGGCTGGGCTACGTCGAGTCCGACGAGGGCATACCGCCGTCGCCACGCCGTTCCCCCGTGGAAGTAATCAAGATCGAAGATTGACGCCGCCATGAACACGGACAAGCCAGTGCTGGCCGGCGTCAACGGCACCCGCCCCGGCCAGGCCCTCATCGACTTCGCGGCGGCCGAGGCGGCATCGCTCGGGGTCCCGCTGCTCATCGCGCACGTCTGGCCCGGCCGCTACACCGGCACCTTCCGCGGGCGCGGGATCATCCCGGCGCGGGCCGACGCGCACCGGCTCCTGACCCTGTCGGCCGAGCGCGCCCGCCTGATCGTGCCGGGGCTCACCGTCCGCACCGAGCTGCTCGAAGGGGGCGCCGGCGACGCCCTGAGCCGGGCCTCGCAACGGGCCGCGCTGGTGGTGGTCGGGCACCGCGAGGAGGCCCATCCACGGTCGGCCTGGGGTTCGACCACCGCGTACCTGGCCCACCACACCGCCTCGCCCCTGATGATCTACCGCGGCGCGGCGCCGGTGGACGGGCCGGTCGTGGTAGCGACCTCCGCGCGGCACGCCGGCGGTCCCACCCTCGAATACGCCTTCGAGCGCGCCGCCCGTACGGGAAATGCGGTCGTCGCCGTGCACATGTGGATGCGGCCCGGCGCCGAGGACGGCACGCCGCCCGTCGTGCCCGCGGGCGCCTACGCGAAGGAACGCGCCGACGCCGAGCAGGCCCTGAGGGCAGCGCTCGCCCCGGTGGTCGCCCTGTTCCCCGGCGTCCCGGTCGAACGCCTGGTCGTGCACGACCTCGAGATCGCGTACACGATCGAACGGGCCCTACGGCGGGGACGCCTGATGGTCGCCGGCACCGGCCGCAGCGGCACGTTCGCCGAACTCCTGTGCGGCGCCCGTGACCCCCGCCTCGGCCAGCGCTCGACATGCCCGACAGCGCTGATCCCGCCCGCCCCGCAGCCGGCGGGACCGATGGCCCTGACGCCGGGCCGTGCACACGACAATCCTGAGAGTTGAGCGGGGATCGGCTTCCCGCTGCCAGGTCGAACCGGCCCGGTAGGCATGCCAGGATGATCGGGTGCTCTACGGATACGAGAACGCCATGAAGACCAAGCCCGGCCACCGCGACGACGTCGCCGCCATCCTCACCTCCGGCGCCGACGGGCTGCGCGCCGCGGGCTGCCGGCTGTACGTGGTCGCGCTCGACACCAGCGACGACGTCACGATCCGCGTCACCGAGGCCTGGGAGTCCAAGGAGGCGCACGACGCCTCACTGCGGCTGCCCGAGACCCGGGCCGCCGTCGCCCGCGCCATGCCCCTGCTGACCGGCGAGTTCACCACCCACGAGACGCACGTCGTCGGCGGCCTCGGCATCTGAGCGCTACGCCGGCTCGACCGGCAGCCACAGCTCACAGGTGGCTGCGCGGAAGTCCTCCGTACGCTCGAGCACCGCCACGATCTCGGGACCGGGTCGCAGCCGCCACGGGTTGGAGGGGAACCACTCGGTCGCGGTGGCGGCCCAGGTCTCCTGCAGGGTCCGCGGGTGGGGCCCGGTGGTCCGGAACACCACCCACCGGCCGGCCGGCGCCTTGATCACGTCGAAGCCACCGGGGACCGCGGCGTCCGGGCTCGCGGCGACCCCGTGCAGGTAGGTCAGCTCGCTGCCCTCGGCGCGGTCGGGGTCGAGGTTGTCGCTGACCGCGAGCAGGCCCGCCGGTTCGGCGCCGGCGAGCGCTTTCAGCCGTACGTGCTCCTCGGCCGGCAGCGCGGCGATGTGCTGCCGGATGTGCGGGTTGACGCCGTGATGGACCAGCGGAACCCGGACGGCGTGCCCGACGAGCCGGAACTCCGGACGGTCGACGATGCGCGCGTCCATACGTTCGCTGCCCTCCACGGTCAGGCGGAACCTGAGCTGTGGCTGGGTGCGCAGGGGCCCACCGGCACGCCGCACCTCCGAGGGGCCGGCGCCGTGGACCGCCCGGAACGCCCGCGCGAACGCCTCGGCCGAGCCGTACCCGTGGCGGACGGCGATGGTCAGCAGGTCCTGCTCACCCCGTACGACCTCGGCGGCGGCGACGGTCATGCGGCGGCGGCGCAGATACTCCGACAGCGGCATGCCGGCCAGCGACGAGAACATCCGGCGCAGGTGGTATTCGGTCGTGCCCAGCGTGCGGGCCACCTGCTTGACGTCGAAGTCCCCGGTCAGGCCCTCCTCCATGAGGTCCACGAGCCGGTTGAGCGCCGCGATCATGTCAACCATGGTCGCGCTTTCCCACAGGAAGATCGGACAGAACCCGTACGGGAAATGTCGGGCGACCGGCCGACGCACCCCCGCACGATGG from Paractinoplanes brasiliensis carries:
- a CDS encoding AraC family transcriptional regulator — translated: MIAALNRLVDLMEEGLTGDFDVKQVARTLGTTEYHLRRMFSSLAGMPLSEYLRRRRMTVAAAEVVRGEQDLLTIAVRHGYGSAEAFARAFRAVHGAGPSEVRRAGGPLRTQPQLRFRLTVEGSERMDARIVDRPEFRLVGHAVRVPLVHHGVNPHIRQHIAALPAEEHVRLKALAGAEPAGLLAVSDNLDPDRAEGSELTYLHGVAASPDAAVPGGFDVIKAPAGRWVVFRTTGPHPRTLQETWAATATEWFPSNPWRLRPGPEIVAVLERTEDFRAATCELWLPVEPA